A section of the Streptococcus oriscaviae genome encodes:
- a CDS encoding NADPH-dependent FMN reductase, which translates to MAKVLFLVGSLRQGSFNHQMAKKAQEILGGKAEVTYLDINVPLMNQDLETPVLPEIAAMREAVGQADAIWIFSPVYNFAIPGTVKNALDWLSRSLDLSDTHGPSILQDKLVTVSSVANAGHEQLFAAYNALLPFIRTQVVGEFVGTTVNPEAWGTGELKLSEEAIAGLEKQAQALLSAI; encoded by the coding sequence ATGGCAAAAGTATTGTTTTTAGTCGGTTCCCTTCGTCAAGGTTCATTCAACCACCAAATGGCGAAAAAAGCACAAGAAATTCTTGGTGGTAAGGCTGAAGTGACTTACTTGGACATCAATGTTCCGTTGATGAATCAAGATTTGGAAACACCTGTCCTGCCAGAAATCGCTGCAATGCGCGAGGCAGTTGGACAGGCTGATGCTATCTGGATTTTCTCTCCAGTCTACAACTTTGCTATCCCAGGCACTGTCAAAAACGCCCTTGACTGGCTAAGCCGCTCTCTTGACCTCTCTGACACACACGGTCCTTCAATTTTACAAGACAAACTTGTAACTGTTTCTTCCGTTGCAAACGCAGGTCACGAACAATTATTCGCTGCTTACAACGCCTTGCTTCCATTCATCCGTACCCAAGTTGTCGGTGAATTTGTCGGCACTACTGTCAACCCTGAGGCATGGGGAACTGGTGAGTTGAAACTATCTGAGGAAGCAATCGCCGGACTTGAAAAACAAGCACAAGCCTTGCTTTCTGCAATCTAA
- a CDS encoding MarR family winged helix-turn-helix transcriptional regulator, whose product MDKIEKALTENQEALHSLVIFRRASNTITKQELETIRKHNLTVCQFGVMETLYNKGNLRIQDLIDKLLSTSGNMTVVIKNMIRDGYIFKVPDSKDRRSYLIGLTPLGRERIEKILPEHYNNIGKIFSALTQEELILLAELLKKFKKED is encoded by the coding sequence ATGGATAAAATTGAAAAAGCACTAACAGAAAATCAAGAAGCACTACATAGCCTAGTTATCTTCCGTAGAGCTTCCAACACCATCACCAAACAGGAACTGGAAACCATCAGAAAACACAATCTGACCGTTTGCCAGTTCGGTGTGATGGAAACCCTCTACAATAAGGGAAATCTCCGTATTCAGGATTTGATTGACAAGTTGTTAAGTACCTCTGGGAATATGACCGTCGTTATTAAAAACATGATTCGTGACGGCTATATTTTCAAGGTGCCAGACAGTAAAGATCGGCGGTCTTACCTGATTGGTCTGACACCTCTGGGTCGCGAGCGTATCGAAAAAATCTTGCCGGAGCATTACAACAACATTGGCAAAATCTTCTCTGCACTCACTCAGGAAGAACTGATTCTTTTGGCTGAATTACTGAAAAAATTTAAAAAAGAAGATTAG
- a CDS encoding DUF5590 domain-containing protein has protein sequence MAKMRQRTQKQIITTGKQYVLGLFVLLSVLTFSILYALEVSGRPFAEAKEKAVELASQYAGLTSATQVAIYNGAATYYSVVGKTDAGEELLVLIPEEGQDILVYPLAAGLSQEEAEAVAQENGAESIDRAILGYADGKPIWEIKSKTAYYLIEFETGDLLKKEGI, from the coding sequence ATGGCAAAAATGAGACAGCGGACGCAGAAACAGATTATTACTACCGGCAAGCAGTATGTATTGGGCTTGTTTGTTCTTCTTTCGGTTTTGACTTTTTCCATCCTCTATGCTCTAGAGGTTTCTGGCAGACCCTTTGCAGAAGCAAAGGAAAAAGCGGTAGAACTGGCAAGTCAGTATGCAGGTCTTACTTCGGCTACGCAAGTTGCTATCTATAATGGTGCAGCTACCTATTACAGTGTGGTAGGAAAGACAGATGCGGGCGAGGAATTACTGGTTCTGATTCCTGAAGAAGGGCAGGATATTCTTGTTTATCCGCTAGCAGCAGGTCTATCTCAGGAAGAGGCTGAGGCAGTTGCTCAGGAAAATGGTGCTGAATCGATTGATCGAGCCATTTTAGGGTATGCGGACGGAAAACCAATTTGGGAAATCAAGTCCAAAACGGCCTACTATCTTATTGAGTTTGAAACAGGCGATTTGCTGAAGAAGGAGGGTATATGA
- a CDS encoding pyridoxal phosphate-dependent aminotransferase, with product MTKLSKRVLEMEESVTLAAGARAKALKAQGRDILELTLGEPDFVTPKHIQQAAIEAIETGKASFYTVASGLPALKAAVNTYFENFYGYSVEPNQVVVGTGAKFLLYAFFAAVINPGDEVIIPTPYWVSYADQIKMNEGQPVFVKATEANQFKVTVEQLEAARTDKTKVLLLNSPSNPTGMIYNHKELEAIGNWAVSHDILILADDIYGRLVYNGHRFTPISSISETIRKQTIVINGVSKAYAMTGWRVGYAVGQPEIISAMSKIVGQTTSNLTAVAQYAAIEALSGPQDTVETMRQAFEDRLNTIYPLLAEVPGFEVIKPEGAFYLFPNVKKAMEMKGFSDVTDFTTAILEETDVALVTGAGFGAPENIRLSYATDMETLKAAVARLKEYMSK from the coding sequence ATGACCAAGCTATCAAAACGAGTGCTAGAAATGGAAGAAAGTGTGACCTTGGCAGCTGGAGCGCGTGCAAAAGCACTCAAAGCCCAAGGACGTGATATTTTGGAGCTAACTCTGGGAGAGCCAGACTTTGTAACACCGAAACATATCCAGCAGGCTGCCATTGAAGCGATTGAAACAGGTAAAGCTAGTTTTTACACGGTTGCTTCTGGACTGCCTGCTTTGAAAGCAGCTGTCAATACTTACTTTGAAAATTTTTATGGTTACAGTGTTGAACCAAATCAGGTAGTGGTAGGAACAGGGGCAAAATTTCTTCTCTACGCCTTTTTTGCGGCTGTCATCAACCCAGGTGATGAAGTTATTATCCCGACTCCTTACTGGGTTTCTTATGCTGACCAAATTAAGATGAATGAGGGACAGCCGGTCTTTGTAAAGGCAACAGAGGCTAATCAGTTCAAGGTGACGGTTGAGCAGCTAGAAGCAGCTCGTACAGATAAAACCAAGGTTCTTCTTCTCAATTCACCATCCAATCCGACAGGTATGATTTATAACCACAAGGAGTTGGAAGCAATCGGAAATTGGGCAGTTTCCCATGATATTCTCATATTGGCAGATGATATTTATGGTCGATTGGTTTACAACGGTCACCGTTTTACACCGATTTCAAGTATTTCTGAAACCATTCGTAAACAGACCATCGTCATCAACGGTGTATCCAAGGCCTATGCCATGACAGGCTGGCGGGTCGGTTATGCGGTTGGGCAGCCTGAGATTATTTCAGCCATGAGTAAAATTGTTGGTCAGACCACTTCCAATTTAACAGCTGTTGCCCAATATGCTGCTATCGAAGCCTTGAGTGGCCCGCAAGATACGGTTGAAACCATGCGTCAGGCTTTTGAAGATCGCCTGAACACCATCTATCCTCTCTTGGCAGAAGTGCCCGGCTTTGAAGTGATTAAACCAGAAGGAGCCTTCTATCTCTTCCCAAATGTGAAGAAGGCGATGGAAATGAAAGGCTTTAGTGATGTGACCGACTTTACTACTGCCATTTTAGAAGAAACGGACGTTGCCCTTGTTACCGGAGCTGGTTTCGGGGCGCCAGAGAACATTCGTTTGAGCTACGCAACGGATATGGAAACACTCAAAGCAGCGGTAGCCCGTTTGAAAGAGTATATGTCTAAGTAA